From Rutidosis leptorrhynchoides isolate AG116_Rl617_1_P2 chromosome 3, CSIRO_AGI_Rlap_v1, whole genome shotgun sequence, a single genomic window includes:
- the LOC139897024 gene encoding F-box/FBD/LRR-repeat protein At1g13570-like yields the protein MEPVDEKPSKASKFAPENDFISRMPENVITDILDRLPIKQAVRTDILSRNWRYKWTTLTQLEFGQSFFKNSIGPDGKNVCDMRLSRLLLHFKAPIKKFDLYIPYGYTVDVEEFNNWILFVSKKELQEINIFHYTTTPLKLPSQLFTCMELKHMKLRFCAFQFLHSFCGFPNLLSLELDRVKFGSTACGNFIAQCPLLEILKIVDNEKTGEVKFDVLAKLVNLKVLCLSMCVLDNTTPLTSSGIIQLLCLLPKLQELDLNFSRFKFITDDDEPYVELKIPNAFPCLKNLTLSQVDFGCYDSVSFVIEMICGSPTLQKLRIMVTYKNNFRAFLYPSLDFDCNKKRKLQLKNVVIDECKGTANEALLIKYILACSPLLKKIVINPFYTQDDRYKFWLARKLLRFHRVSPVAEIDIKGYRDKEGDEDLEDESDEESTEDEDLVFESDEESTEDEW from the exons ATGGAACCGGTTGATGAGAAACCTAGTAAAGCATCCAAATTTGCCCCAGAGAATGATTTTATTAGCAGAATGCCAGAAAATGTGATAACTGATATTCTGGATCGTTTGCCAATAAAACAAGCGGTGAGGACTGACATCTTGTCCAGAAACTGGAGATATAAATGGACTACGCTCACCCAACTTGAATTTGGTCAAAGCTTCTTTAAGAATTCAATAGGACCAGATGGGAAAAATGTGTGTGACATGAGGTTAAGTAGACTTCTGCTTCATTTTAAAGCCCCTATAAAGAAGTTTGATCTCTATATACCTTATGGGTATACGGTGGATGTTGAAGAATTTAATAATTGGATTTTGTTTGTCTCTAAAAAAGAACTCCAGGAGATTAATATCTTCCATTACACTACAACACCACTTAAATTGCCATCTCAACTTTTCACATGTATGGAATTGAAACATATGAAGCTTCGTTTTTGTGCTTTCCAATTTCTACATAGTTTTTGTGGTTTTCCGAATTTGTTGAGCTTAGAGTTAGATAGAGTGAAATTTGGAAGCACTGCGTGTGGGAATTTCATTGCTCAGTGTCCCTTACTTGAGATTCTAAAAATTGTCGATAATGAAAAAACAGGTGAAGTGAAATTTGATGTACTTGCAAAGCTTGTAAACCTTAAAGTTTTATGTTTGTCGATGTGTGTGCTTGACAACACGACACCACTCACAAGTTCCGGTATCATTCAACTTTTGTGTCTTCTTCCAAAACTTCAAGAGCTTGATCTAAATTTTTCGCGCTTCAAG TTCATAACAGACGATGATGAACCATATGTTGAACTTAAGATTCCTAATGCCTTTCCCTGCCTTAAGAATCTTACCTTATCCCAAGTAGATTTTGGTTGTTATGATTCTGTATCATTTGTTATTGAAATGATTTGTGGCTCCCCAACATTGCAGAAACTTAGGATCATG GTGACATACAAGAATAATTTCAGAGCATTTTTATACCCTTCTTTAGATTTTGACTGCAACAAAAAGAGGAAGTTGCAACTTAAGAATGTTGTGATTGATGAATGCAAGGGTACAGCGAATGAAGCACTTTTGATAAAGTATATACTTGCTTGTTCCCCTTTGCTAAAGAAGATTGTTATTAACCCCTTCTACACTCAAGATGATCGTTACAAATTTTGGCTTGCTAGGAAGTTGTTGAGGTTCCATCGAGTCTCGCCTGTAGCTGAAATAGACATAAAAGGCTATCGAGATAAGGAAGGTGATGAAGACTTAGAAGATGAAAGTGATGAGGAAAGTACCGAAGATGAAGACTTGGTATTTGAAAGTGATGAGGAAAGTACTGAAGATGAATGGTAA
- the LOC139897025 gene encoding microtubule-associated protein 70-1-like, with product MEEVSGEGDLIGMTDSPELLYVGEYNGCNVRSPICDTTPLTVSGGGGGRGSGTSSRRRATVKPSLDADEFINQLHGSDPVKLELNRLENEVRDKDRELSESQAEIKALRLSERLREKAVEELTEELSKVDEKLKLTESLLESKNLEIKKINDEKKASMAAQFAAEATLRRVHAAQKDDDMPPIEAILAPLEAELKLARQEIAKLQDDNKALDRLTKSKEAALLEAERTVQVALAKASLVDDLQNKNQELMKQIEICQEENKILDKMHRQKVAEVEKLTQTVRELEEAVLAGGAAANAVRDYQRKVQEMNEERKTLDRELARAKVTANRVATVVANEWKDANDKVMPVKQWLEERRFLQSEMQQLRDKLAITDRAAKSEAQVKEKYQLRLRVLEDTLRSPNTVSSSRRQSLGGADNFSKLASNGFLPKRSPSFQIRSTLPSGSSSVLRHAKGTSKSFDGGTRSHDRCKLISSGDNSPTFSIGQSCDETKDSETVTSSWKDNSDEKPETEDTVPGLLYDLLQKEVIALRKSGQEKDQSLKDKDDAIEMLAKKVDTLTKAMEVEAKKMRREVAAMEKEVAAMRLNKEQDNKVKRVGNSKGLGNSSQLLPSRNVARAGLNRSSQ from the exons ATGGAAGAGGTTTCCGGAGAAGGTGATTTGATCGGAATGACGGACTCGCCGGAGTTGTTGTATGTCGGAGAGTATAACGGCTGCAATGTACGGTCTCCGATTTGTGATACGACGCCGTTGACGGTTTCCGGTGGAGGCGGAGGGAGAGGTTCAGGTACAAGTAGTCGTAGGAGAGCTACAGTGAAGCCGAGCTTAGATGCTGACGAATTTATTAATCAGCTTCACGGTTCGGATCCCGTGAAACTTGAGCTTAATCGGCTGGAAAATGAAGTTAGAG ATAAGGATCGAGAATTAAGTGAATCACAAGCTGAGATCAAAGCGCTTAGGCTCTCTGAACGCCTGAGAGAAAAAGCTGTTGAGGAG CTAACTGAAGAGTTGTCGAAAGTGGATGAGAAGCTAAAATTGACAGAATCTCTTCTAGAAAGCAAG AATCTTGAAATCAAGAAAATCAACGATGAGAAGAAAGCATCCATGGCAGCTCAATTTGCAGCAGAAGCGACCCTACGAAGGGTTCATGCAGCTCAGAAAGACGATGATATGCCTCCAATTGAGGCTATCCTTGCACCTTTGGAAGCTGAGCTCAAGCTGGCCAGACAAGAG ATTGCAAAGCTGCAAGATGATAACAAAGCATTAGATAGACTTACTAAATCGAAAGAGGCTGCTTTACTGGAAGCTGAGAGAACTGTACAGGTTGCCTTGGCAAAGGCATCTTTGGTGGATGATTTACAGAATAAGAATCAGGAGTTAATGAAGCAGATAGAAATTTGCCAG GAGGAAAATAAAATTTTAGATAAAATGCATCGTCAAAAGGTGGCTGAGGTGGAAAAGCTTACCCAAACTGTACGGGAACTTGAAGAGGCCGTTCTTGCTGGTGGTGCAGCTGCAAATGCTGTTAGGGACTATCAACGGAAAGTTCAAGAAATGAAT GAGGAAAGAAAAACACTGGACAGAGAGCTAGCTCGTGCAAAAGTTACAGCAAATAGAGTAGCAACTGTAGTGGCTAACGAATGGAAAGATGCTAATGATAAAGTGATGCCAGTAAAGCAATGGCTGGAGGAAAGAAGGTTCTTACAG AGTGAGATGCAACAATTGCGGGACAAACTAGCTATAACCGACCGCGCTGCAAAATCCGAAGCACAAGTGAAA GAAAAATACCAGTTGCGACTCAGAGTTCTAGAAGATACTTTGAGATCCCCAAACACAGTTTCTTCTTCAAGGCGCCAATCTTTAGGTGGAGCTGATAACTTTTCAAAGTTGGCCTCCAATGGATTTTTACCAAAAAGATCACCATCTTTTCAAATAAGATCGACACTTCCATCAGGTTCTAGTTCAGTGTTACGGCATGCAAAGGGAACCTCGAAGTCATTTGATGGTGGGACCCGATCACATGATAGGTGTAAACTTATCTCGAGTGGCGATAATAGTCCTACTTTTAGTATCGGGCAATCATGTGATGAAACCAAGGACAGTGAGACTGTTACTAGTTCGTGGAAAGATAATTCAGATGAAAAACCCGAAACTGAGGATACTGTGCCGGGATTATTGTATGATTTGCTGCAAAAAGAAGTGATTGCTTTGAGGAAATCTGGTCAGGAAAAGGATCAGAGCCTTAAAGACAAGGATGATGCCATCGAG ATGTTAGCAAAGAAAGTAGATACATTAACAAAGGCTATGGAGGTCGAGGCCAAAAAGATGAGAAGGGAGGTGGCTGCAATGGAAAAGGAGGTTGCTGCTATGCGACTTAATAAGGAACAAGACAATAAGGTTAAACGAGTTGGGAACTCAAAGGGTCTCGGGAACAGCTCGCAGCTACTTCCATCCAG GAACGTAGCGAGAGCTGGATTAAACCGAAGCAGCCAATAA